A window from Candidatus Nitrospira neomarina encodes these proteins:
- the gnd gene encoding phosphogluconate dehydrogenase (NAD(+)-dependent, decarboxylating): MDIGFIGLGKMGMNMVTRLSQGGHRVVAYDRSADLISEAETKGANPSSSLEDLITKLPKPRVVWVMVPSGQPTEETVQHLGKILEPNDIIIDGGNTKFHDDVRRAADLHTRGIQYIDAGTSGGIWGLQIGYCLMVGGKQEPVKRLAPIFTTLAPENGWAHVGGHGAGHYVKMVHNGIEYSMMQGYAEGFELMSKSDYNLNLATIADLWMHGSVVRSWLLELAAGALKQDPKLEQLQGYVQDSGEGRWMIMDAIEKDVPVPTLTTALFTRFRSRQDTSFAEKMLAALRKAFGGHSVRP, from the coding sequence ATGGATATCGGTTTCATTGGACTTGGCAAAATGGGAATGAACATGGTCACCCGTTTGAGCCAAGGAGGACATCGGGTTGTTGCCTACGACCGGTCGGCCGACCTGATCAGTGAGGCCGAAACAAAGGGGGCAAATCCGTCTTCATCCTTGGAAGACCTGATCACCAAATTACCGAAACCGCGAGTCGTCTGGGTCATGGTCCCCTCGGGTCAACCCACCGAAGAAACCGTACAACATCTTGGGAAAATCTTGGAGCCCAACGATATCATCATCGATGGAGGCAATACGAAATTTCATGATGACGTTCGCCGGGCGGCCGACCTTCACACTCGCGGCATCCAGTACATTGATGCCGGAACCAGCGGGGGTATTTGGGGATTGCAAATCGGCTATTGTTTGATGGTCGGTGGAAAACAGGAACCCGTCAAGCGATTGGCCCCGATCTTCACAACCTTGGCTCCGGAAAATGGATGGGCCCATGTGGGGGGACATGGCGCTGGGCATTATGTGAAGATGGTTCACAATGGCATTGAATACAGTATGATGCAGGGATACGCGGAAGGGTTCGAACTGATGTCCAAGAGTGACTATAATCTGAATCTCGCCACAATCGCCGATCTCTGGATGCATGGCAGTGTGGTCAGGTCCTGGCTGCTTGAACTAGCCGCCGGAGCGCTCAAACAGGATCCTAAGCTGGAACAATTACAAGGCTACGTACAGGATTCCGGCGAGGGACGGTGGATGATAATGGATGCCATTGAAAAGGACGTACCGGTTCCCACTCTGACGACCGCTTTATTCACCCGATTCCGCTCGCGGCAGGATACCTCCTTCGCGGAAAAAATGTTAGCAGCCCTGCGGAAGGCTTTTGGCGGACATAGCGTCCGACCATAA
- a CDS encoding glycoside hydrolase family 15 protein — translation MSYKNIGDYGIIGDLHTIALVGIDGSIDWCCLPRFDSPSLFGAILDHKIGGYFKIAPVTNGNTRQMYLPETNILLTRFLQHDGVGELTDFMPIESDEAGYRPRRHQIIRMLSVVRGTVTFRLECAPAFNFGRDPHNLETRPKGIIFQSGDQSVGLVSPIPLHTRENFAYQEFTLHQGESLTFFLEYLEVKNGSQLLSTPESGDEAFRNTSAFWQRWLAQCQYDGRWREVVHRSALALKLLTYAPTGAIVAAPTTSLPENIGGPRNWDYRYTWIRDAAFSIYGLLRLGFTVEASRFMDWLNARCCELNPDGSIQLMYGIDGRRNLTEEELPHLDGHRSSRPVRIGNGAASQLQMDMYGALMDAVYLYNKHGASISYDLWVNLCRLLDFVCDNWEQPDEGIWEVRGGRRHFVYSKVMCWVALDRGIRLADKRGFPGNRARWMEERDRIYREIMARGWNADIGAFVQSYDSEALDAANLIMPLVFFVSPTDPRMLSTIDRTLEQLALGSLVYRYENGKAASDGLDSDEGTFSMCTFWLVEALTKAGRLTEARLIFEKMLSYGNHLRLYAEEVSHSGEQLGNFPQAFTHFGLITAACNLDLALNTKRAAHTVVRRNRPSV, via the coding sequence ATGAGTTATAAAAACATCGGTGATTACGGCATTATTGGAGATCTCCACACCATTGCCCTTGTGGGGATCGATGGATCGATTGATTGGTGTTGCCTGCCACGATTTGATTCCCCTAGCCTGTTTGGAGCCATTCTTGATCACAAAATTGGAGGGTATTTCAAGATTGCTCCCGTCACAAATGGCAATACCCGACAAATGTACCTGCCGGAAACCAATATTCTGCTGACCCGGTTTTTGCAACATGATGGTGTTGGCGAACTCACTGACTTCATGCCCATCGAATCCGACGAAGCCGGATACCGGCCTCGCCGCCACCAAATTATCCGAATGCTCTCGGTGGTCCGTGGAACCGTCACCTTTCGACTTGAATGCGCGCCCGCATTTAATTTCGGCCGGGACCCTCATAACCTCGAGACCAGACCGAAAGGCATCATCTTTCAATCCGGAGATCAATCCGTGGGATTGGTCAGCCCTATTCCCCTTCATACGCGGGAAAATTTCGCGTATCAGGAGTTCACACTCCATCAGGGCGAAAGCCTGACATTTTTTTTGGAATACCTGGAAGTCAAAAACGGCAGCCAGCTGTTATCCACTCCTGAATCCGGCGACGAAGCCTTTCGAAATACATCCGCCTTCTGGCAGCGCTGGCTGGCACAATGCCAATACGATGGGCGATGGCGGGAAGTGGTTCACCGTTCCGCCTTAGCCCTCAAACTGCTGACGTATGCCCCCACCGGAGCCATTGTGGCGGCTCCCACAACCAGTCTTCCGGAAAATATCGGAGGTCCCCGAAATTGGGACTATCGATATACCTGGATTCGGGATGCAGCCTTTTCTATATACGGGCTATTACGCCTGGGATTTACGGTGGAAGCCAGTCGATTCATGGATTGGCTCAATGCCCGTTGTTGCGAACTCAATCCTGACGGATCTATCCAATTGATGTATGGCATCGACGGTCGTCGAAATCTGACCGAAGAGGAGTTGCCCCATCTGGATGGCCATCGCAGTTCCCGCCCTGTACGCATCGGCAATGGAGCCGCGTCTCAATTGCAAATGGATATGTACGGCGCACTGATGGACGCGGTATATCTCTATAATAAACACGGCGCGTCCATTTCCTATGATCTCTGGGTAAACCTTTGCCGCCTCTTGGATTTTGTCTGCGACAATTGGGAGCAGCCGGATGAAGGCATCTGGGAAGTCAGAGGAGGACGCCGTCATTTTGTCTATTCCAAAGTCATGTGTTGGGTGGCCTTAGATCGCGGCATTCGTCTGGCCGACAAACGAGGCTTTCCAGGCAACCGGGCCCGATGGATGGAGGAACGAGACCGGATCTACCGGGAAATTATGGCACGGGGATGGAATGCCGACATTGGAGCCTTCGTTCAATCCTACGATAGCGAGGCATTGGATGCCGCCAACCTGATTATGCCGCTGGTCTTTTTTGTGTCTCCAACTGATCCTCGAATGCTCTCAACCATTGACCGCACACTCGAGCAACTGGCATTAGGGAGTCTCGTGTATCGTTATGAAAACGGAAAGGCCGCCTCAGATGGACTGGACAGCGATGAAGGCACCTTTAGCATGTGTACCTTTTGGTTAGTCGAAGCCCTGACAAAAGCGGGGCGATTGACGGAAGCACGACTGATCTTTGAAAAAATGTTAAGTTATGGTAATCATCTTCGTTTATATGCCGAGGAAGTCTCACACTCGGGTGAACAGTTAGGAAATTTCCCACAGGCCTTTACACATTTTGGTCTTATAACGGCGGCGTGCAATCTTGATCTGGCTCTCAATACGAAACGTGCCGCCCACACTGTCGTGAGGCGTAATCGACCGTCAGTATGA
- a CDS encoding aminoglycoside phosphotransferase family protein — protein sequence MTPQTSLSSTGLDLTGVSSTLRKHLPFTAELERCVPLAGDASNRRYYRLHLSMAPVSSVVLMKLADTEGFKASEEAVSGAGGDVTELPFTNILKHLQKTGVQVPALYFYDESCGLLYLEDFGDVTLAQAWQESAPAIGEDLYCKAVDQLVQLHLQASHPSSDPCVALTRSFDVPLYLWEFEHFLEYGIVVRERPMCVDDQMPVREEFQKMAEWLASQPQVFTHRDYHSRNLMVDGERLGVIDFQDALMGPVTYDLASLLRDSYIALDEGVIDRLIARYVEAMRQNLPVSQQLAMLFHDPEAFRRLFDFTSIQRNLKAAGRFVYIDRVKGNSNFLASIPHTLKNVRANLEKYPQLHRLLTHLTPYIPEWR from the coding sequence ATGACTCCTCAAACTTCCCTGTCTTCGACGGGCCTCGATCTTACGGGTGTGTCCTCTACTCTCCGTAAACATCTTCCGTTCACTGCCGAACTAGAGCGATGCGTGCCGTTGGCGGGGGATGCCTCGAATCGTCGTTATTACCGTTTGCACCTGTCCATGGCTCCAGTTTCCTCTGTGGTTCTGATGAAGTTAGCCGATACGGAAGGGTTTAAAGCCTCTGAGGAGGCCGTGAGTGGAGCCGGGGGAGACGTCACTGAATTACCGTTCACGAATATTCTGAAACATCTGCAGAAGACTGGTGTTCAGGTTCCCGCGTTATATTTTTACGATGAATCCTGCGGCTTGCTCTACCTCGAAGATTTTGGAGACGTGACGCTGGCTCAAGCATGGCAGGAATCTGCCCCGGCTATTGGGGAGGATCTATACTGTAAGGCTGTTGATCAGCTCGTTCAGCTTCATCTCCAGGCCTCACATCCTTCCAGTGACCCCTGTGTGGCGTTGACCAGGTCTTTTGATGTTCCCCTTTATCTCTGGGAGTTTGAGCATTTCTTAGAATATGGCATTGTGGTGAGAGAGCGGCCTATGTGTGTCGACGATCAAATGCCGGTTCGGGAGGAATTTCAGAAAATGGCCGAATGGTTAGCCTCTCAGCCCCAGGTGTTTACCCATCGTGATTATCATTCCCGTAACTTGATGGTGGATGGGGAACGGCTGGGCGTCATTGATTTTCAAGATGCCTTGATGGGCCCTGTGACCTATGATTTGGCCTCCCTTTTGAGGGATTCCTACATCGCTCTCGATGAAGGGGTCATCGATCGTCTTATTGCTCGTTACGTAGAAGCCATGCGCCAGAATCTACCAGTTTCGCAACAATTGGCTATGCTATTCCATGATCCTGAAGCGTTTCGTCGGCTGTTTGACTTCACGAGTATTCAGCGCAATCTGAAGGCTGCCGGTCGATTTGTGTATATTGACCGCGTAAAGGGTAATTCGAATTTTTTGGCCTCAATACCCCACACATTAAAGAATGTTCGTGCCAATTTGGAAAAATATCCTCAACTCCATCGATTGCTCACCCATCTGACTCCGTATATCCCTGAATGGCGTTAG
- a CDS encoding nucleotidyltransferase family protein — translation MKAMILAAGLGTRLRPLTNTIPKPLLPVAGTPLIIWNLLLLRTYGIRDVIINLHYLGNMIEEAIGDGSRWDMRVRYSHESTLLGTGGGLKSAEWFFEQHPFLVINGDTLIELELKRLEEFHRTHGGVATLVLRDDPQAAQWGAVESDAQNRIFRINGRGTSQAELPTDLVQRMFAGVHILHPSVLHDAPADRPFSIIDSYTNELARGSKIYGFLHTAYWSDIGTLGRYAQAQADAEAGVIFPKT, via the coding sequence ATGAAGGCCATGATTTTGGCCGCGGGTCTTGGCACTCGCCTTCGTCCGTTGACCAACACGATTCCCAAACCGTTATTGCCGGTTGCGGGAACGCCGCTCATTATTTGGAACTTGTTGTTGTTGCGAACATATGGAATACGCGACGTCATTATCAATCTGCATTATCTGGGAAATATGATCGAAGAAGCGATCGGGGACGGATCCCGCTGGGATATGCGGGTGAGGTATTCCCATGAATCAACCCTGTTAGGAACGGGTGGAGGATTAAAATCGGCCGAGTGGTTTTTCGAGCAACACCCGTTTTTGGTTATTAATGGGGATACATTGATCGAATTGGAATTGAAGAGATTGGAAGAATTTCATCGGACTCATGGTGGTGTGGCCACGTTAGTGCTTCGCGACGATCCGCAAGCCGCCCAATGGGGAGCCGTAGAATCGGACGCACAAAATCGTATTTTCAGAATAAATGGACGAGGAACGAGCCAAGCTGAGTTGCCTACTGACCTGGTTCAACGGATGTTTGCGGGGGTTCATATTCTCCATCCTTCTGTCCTTCACGATGCCCCTGCGGATAGGCCGTTTTCCATCATCGATTCCTATACGAATGAGCTTGCGCGGGGTTCAAAAATATATGGATTTCTTCATACCGCCTATTGGTCCGATATTGGAACGTTGGGACGTTATGCTCAGGCGCAAGCCGATGCCGAGGCCGGAGTGATTTTCCCTAAGACCTAA